TACAAATTTCGATAGATATACCATGACCCTAGACCCATAAAATATGCGCGGGAACAGTACAGCAAGATAACCATAAAAAACCTTAGAATGGCACAACGTAGTATAACGTAtgtaatttaacaaaataacTTATGcactattttaatatatttataatatttcttcttatttaacAGGTTATTTTTTTCGAAAGCAAGTACGAAAGATAAGACTGAATCTAATAATACAAGGTACGTGGATTATTTTATCCAAGTACGATTATGTATACTCGTATTACGTTCAATTTGAGATCAAttgtattcaataatatttattcgcgACCTGTGATATTTTTAAGTAAACAATTCCAATTGAATGCTTTTTTCCCTATTGTAAATAATGTTCTTAATCGGATACTCGCTAATAGCAAAATTGTAAAGAATGGAGACCAAAGCAATTCGGGAAACCCTAAACGAAAAAGAGACGATAGTGGAGATAGCAGTGAAACTGCCaggtaattaaatttaattatagcaATTGTTAGGAAATAGTTGACTAGAATTGATAgtgtatttaaaatttcatgtaTAATATCAATATAAGACATTCATCTATcaatctatttcttttttagttCACCTATTGGAAATTCCTCAAGGAAGAAATCAGTCTCAAAATCTCCTTCACTACTGAAGAAAGTAAATGGTAAactatatatgtaattaaataaatgtattctatatttttcagttttcttGATGTTATACCTATATTCTAGGAACACCAAAAATTAAGCTATCACCAACAGTAACAActatggaaaaagaaaaaagaaaaagcaaaactCCACTTACTGCtactaaaaagaaaagaaaagtcaATGAAGTAAAAAGTACCCCTAAGAAGAGCGAtgcaaagaagaaattgaaagatctGTCAAGTGATAAGGACCAGAAAGAAAATGAGTTAACTGTAGAGAAAAAAACAGAAACAAGTGATGGATTTGAATCTTCAAAGTCTTCGCCTAAGGAATCTAAAACTAAAaagaatgttaaaaatattgaaaagaaagcTACTAAAAAAAGGTCAAGGATAATAGCACCTGTCGATTCCAGTGACGAAGAAGAACATAatctagtatatatatatatattttttgtacatatttatatatgtatatacatatgtatgattATTAATACATATTGATTAATAGTTGCCAGAGAGTCCCAAAAAAGCAAATCTTGATGTAGAGGAAAATAACCCAATTaatgaagaagaaaattctAATGAGGATGTTCTAGATATTCAAAAGGacagcgaagaagaagaaaagaaaaaagaagacaataTAGAGAAGCCTACGAAGAAGATACATAATTTTTTTGgtatttaatttatcaatatgttactaaataaataaataactatctTAACAAACTTTATATCTTTCAGCtccaaaagagaaagaaagtacAAACAATACTgataaagataagaaaaagtCTTCCAGTCACTCTTATAAACCTAGTGCCTCGAAATATGACCCAATAAATGATGCATTTTGGAAACGGGGAGAAAAGTATgtctcatattttttaatagtgtATCATTTGTTGCAATggtaaaataattgtttaatttttttaggGTACCATATATTGCGTTGACACGTACCTTGGAATTGATCGAAGATACAAGCGCtcgattaaaaataatagaaattttatcaaattatttcCGATCTGTAATAGTTTTAAGCCCAGATGACTTACTTCCAAGTATATATTTATGTCTCAATCAATTAGCACCTGCTTATGAAGGTAAGCCAGatatgtacgtatatcgttttattcttttgtttaaATATGATAACCTTCTTTTCAGGGATTGAATTAGGGGTGGCAGAAACAAATTTGATGAAAGCTATAGCACAATGTACTGGTAGAACATTAGCTCAAATTAAAGCAGACGTCCAAACAGTTGGGGATTTGGGCATCGTAGCAGAAGGAAGTCGTTCCAATCAAAGAACTATGTTTCGACCTGCTCCACTGACAGTATCGAATGTATATACTAGGCTGAAAGAGATCGCACAAATGACTGGTTCTGCGGTATGTATCTATTAATTTAGAGCAGTGCTGTTCCATTTACATTGGCAGGACGTGAAATGTTCGTTCTTCAATTGATGAATAAAATGTGTGTGAAAAAATGAAACTATCAGATTCGTATATCTCTCTCCGAATTTCGTAAAGCTAGTAACCACAATACGGGCACATAAATAAAGACACATAAGAGCTTTCGCTTATGGACGGCACTgattataattaattgtaattacttTATATCAGTATTATAATCATacaatttcagaatatttttattgtaatcaTGTAATTTATTCTTACAGTCTTTAACCAAAAAATTGGATAAAATTCAATCGCTTTTTGTAGCGTGTCGTTTTACTGAAGCCAGATATCTGATTCGGTCCCTAGCCGGCAAACTTCGAATTGGTCTAGCAGAACAATCTGTGTTACAAGTAAGTATTAgattgtccaaaaagtttctttcattgtatgaggaaataatacacgcacaacgttttttgttttatattattttgtcgaattacgtacgatccattttgttctgttgagataaacaccgcgacatttcacagacttggtttcacgtttgtatgaagatgtactgttgtaaaaaacacgtttgcgaaagaaagacacttttcggacaacctaatatatttatgcaaaatgattttttcattaagtaATCTAAAGATAGTGCTACAGTATGATACAGAAAATCTGGTAAAAAATCCATGTTTATAGGCTTTGGCACTAGCATGTACTATGACACCACCAATACAAAGTTATCCACCGGAAGTTTTAGACGTGAGTAAGAAAATGTCAAGCGATGCCTTTAAACAAAAGTACGACGAAACTGCGCTTACTCTTAAAACAACATATTGGTAAgaatttgtttctattttatataccaGAATTGAATACTTTTATACGTATGATAATAATGTTTATTTTCAGTGAATGTCCAAATTATGACAAAATAATCCCTGTTTTATTAAAAGAGGGGATTGAAGAATTATCAAACAAATGTAAAATTACACCTGGCATACCTATGAAGCCAATGTTGGCACATCCTACTAAAGGTGTGCAAGAAGTATTAACGCGTTTCGATGGGTTGAAATTTACTTGTGAATGGAAGTACGATGGAGAAAGAGCGcaggtttatttttcataattatatatattacagaaTGGAGGTAGTATGTTACAAGGAAAGAACATACTtaacttttacaaatattttccagATTCATTTAGCCGAGGatggtaaaattaatatttacagtaGAAATCAAGAAAATAATACCAGCAAATATCCTGATATTATAGGAAGATTAAAAAATACTCAAGGTGAAGAAGTTAAAAGTTGTATCCTTGACTGTGAAGCAGTAGCTTGGGATAACGAGAATAAACAAATCCTACCTTTCCAAATACTCAGTACAAGAAAACGCAAGGTAtgcaaaatgtataaaaaattactttGAAAGTTTTACATATATCTTTGTCGTCCTTAGGATGCGAACGAAGCAGACATTAAAGTTCAAGTATGTGTGTTCATGTTtgatttattgtatttaaatggAGAACCACTGGTACAACAACCTTTCATAAAACGTCGTGAATTAttgaaaaagaatttcaaaGAAGTAATTGGAGAATGGAAATTTGCAACTAGTTTAGATACTTCGACTATGGAACAAGTGCAAGATTTCTTAGATGAATCAGTCAAAGGTTAGtctctatttaataataaataattctagaaaaatatataattatatttaataggcAATTGCGAGGGTCTTATGGTGAAGACCTTAGAACAGGATGCAACATATGAGATTGCTAAACGTTCTCGGAATTGgttaaaattgaagaaagatTATTTAGAAGGTGTAGGTGATACATTAGACGTGGTTGTCATTGGTGGCTATATAGGCAAAGGAAAAAGGACAGGAACCTATGGAGGATTTCTTTTAGCTTGTTATGATCAAGAGAATGAGGAATATCAAAGTGTTTGTAAAGTAAATGTCATTAGCTTTGCAATGTTCTAATCGTTtggataaatataattttaatccttTACATGTTTCTTGCTTATGTAGATTGGTACTGGATTTAGTGAAGAAGACCTTCAAAAGCACACAGAATTCTTCAAAGAACATATAATACCACAAACTAAGTCCTACTATCGTTATGACTCGTCTCTCGAACCTGATCACTGGTTCGAGCCAGTTCAAGTGTGGGAAATTAAATGTGCAGATCTTTCTTTGTCACCTGTTCATAAGGCAGCCGTTGGTATTATTGATCCAGAGAAAGGAATATCTTTGCGATTTCCACGTTTTGTCCGCATTCGCGATGATAAAAACAATGAGGATGCTACATCAGCGCAACAAATTGCAGATATGTACAATAGTCAAGAGCAGATAAAAAATCAGACATCATCAACAAAAGTAGCTGAAGAAGACTTTTATTGAATCtaacgttttattaaatttgcgtTATGCGGATAAAATATGCCTTCATTTTTTTATAACGTGGACTGTTTTATAATGTATCaacaattgaaatattttgtatgtatGTTGTACTTTATTTGATGATTATTGTCTCAATATATGTACTTTATTTACACATACTACAAAAAATTGTTTTGAATTTATAGATTACTATTCAATAAAAACAGTTTGTTATATCTCTGAATTTGTAATCTTTCCATACATAACTTTTAACTACGCGGTAGACTACAAAACTTAATAAactcttttcattctttttgaTGAATCGTTTCATTGAATTGGATTTCTAACCTTAACTTTTTGAATGCAACGAAAGTTGATCAACAAATGATGTCGGATACAACtaatcaaaaattattttataacactATATTGTCACAAGCTTTCTCCCCGgatggaaattatttattagctGGAAATATTTACGGAGATATTTCAGTTTTCGAGTAAGTAAATATTTGACTTAAATAGTCAATAGTATGTAAATACAGGTTATGTCAAAGAGAGCGTATAAACAACataatataaatagtaaaaactGACAAAAGATTTTGTTCAGTATTTAAAAATCTTAGGTAATGTCaaagttaaaattataatttagtttatTCTTTAGttaaaagaatttctttttgtAGGTTATTGAAAGCTCTAGGACCGCATAAAGTCGAAGAAAATGAATTACAAGGCCCCAGTTATCATTTCACTGCACATCCCGATCAACAAGTGGAAAGTATGGTTTCAACAGACAATTTCTTAGTAACAGGAACATCAGGAGAAATATGTGGATGGGATTGGAAAATAGTTACTTCGAGTAAAGCTCCAAAAAGCAAAGTATCATGGACCATACAACTTCCAGTTAATAAGTAAgattatatgataaaattttgGATGAACGATGTCGACTATCTATGATATTTAACATGAGTTTATTTTTAGGGACAGTTACGAAAAACCAGATGTAAATTATTTAGTATATTCAAAATCAAATAACATTCTGTATGCTGGTTGTGgtgataataatatttatgtaattactCTAGAAGATGGTAGAATATTAAGAAGCTTAGAAGGACATACAGACTATATTCATTGCCTATCCttaatgtatgtataatataattattaataaataatacataatgtagTTTGTACGTAAAGTTTTTCACTTTTCACAGGGGTAATCAATTAGCTTCATGCGGCGAAGATGGAACAGTAAGGTTGTGGGATttacgaaaaagagaaaacaccAATATATTAACTCCACATTTAGTAGACAAAGTTGCCAGACCAAGATTTGGAAAATGGATTGGCGCCATAGACTTCACGGAAGATTGGCTGGtacatacttttttttttatttctgcagaacgtatatttattttaatgtaacgaTTAAAGAAAACTTGATACATAATGATTATTTAGCTATGTGGTGGTGGTCCAAGTTTATCTTTATGGCATATGCGTACGATGGAAGCAGCTACTGTGTTCGAGCTTCCGGATGAAGGCATCCACGTGGCAAACATCTACGAAGAGCGTGTAATAGCTGCTGGGACGGCACCTCACGTTTACCATCTAACTTATCAAGGAGAAATGTTAGCTAAAGTGCCAACTTCCAGCAATACCGTATATAGTATTGTATATCAGGAAAATCCACAAAAAGTGTTCAGCATAGCCGGTTCCTCGAACAACATAGACGTCTGTACGAACTTTAATTACCGCGAGTTAATGTTAAAGTTTgcttaatagaaataaaatattacaacagAAAAACCTACCGATTGATTTACAGAAGAATGTGATctcattatgtatgtatatatatatattttttaataaatatattaatacaatatgcattttataaaatacgatataaaactttttacaaatatacaagTATCTGTTTGTTAGTTGTGATTTCTTGCAACGCGGTCATCCTCAGCTTCGGGTAGATTCGACTAATAGatcatttatgaaatatgtataaagaaACACAGTTAACATCCGTCTAAAATTAGTTGGAAACTTAATAGCAAGTTCTCACTGTAAGGAGCAATATGCGTTTTATTTGGAAAAAAGCAAAGTTTAATTAAGAAATCGAACGTAGAAAAATGTTAAATGACAAATGATGCGGTGGTATATAATACAATGATAATTTATTTCCGAATGGTATTGAACGAGCAACTAATTTTAGACAAACAACAGCAACGTAAGAGTCATAGAAAGCCATGACCTGCTATTACCGCAGGTATAAAGCCCTCTCTGCCGTCTCGGGAACGGACCCAGAACCAATCACTGACGTGATCGCTAAGTAGTGCAACAACGTCACCCTTGGAGACGCTCAAAGCGTTCCCACCTTGACCCTCATAATCGTTACGTATGACGAGTAAAGTATGCCGAGATCCTTTGGTTCTAGCGTTCGCCGCGGCCCTGAGGTACAATCTGTCGACACTGCGTTCTCCGCAGGCTGACACTGCATCCCTAGAACCTCGTTTTACCCTTGGATTTCTGCCTCGAGCTCCGCATTCCGATCTTGTATCTCTGAGCTTTTCCGTATCAGTCATGTTACCTGGAAGAAACAACAGactaatgaaaaatgaattttagaaCCGATACTATcggaaatgaatttttaaattacctAAGGGACGAGGAAATACGTCTGTTGAGTCCTCCCAACAAGGTCCTCTGGTTGGTTGCGGTAATATCCCCAATGGTAGACAAGCTGCGTACCCGACGTACCCTTCCTGGCCGTGTGGAGTTTGAACGTATAGCCAGGTTTGGTTCTTGAATACAGCATTCACCACTGTTCCAAGAGGGAGAGCCATCTCGTCTTGAGTACCACCTTGAGTCTGGTACAGGACGGATGGAAACGAGAGGACCACGGGAATATTGGCAGGTTTCTCTATAGAAGCCTAAAGATGTGGAATATTTTCCAAAGTAACGTTGTAGAGGCCATATCGTCTcgtttttaataattgaaaaagtaCTTACTTTGGTGAGATACGCATCAAGATCGGCGATTTCATAGCCAAATCTGCTCGGAGGTCTGGGCTTGTGGGACCGTTTGGTTCTTCGATGTCTGTGCTTCTCTCGGCCACTAGGCGTGGACGTTGACTCACGAGATACGAGAGATGGTTCGGACACTGCCCTCTTAactttctccttctccttcgcCTCCTTTAGCCCTGAAAATTCCTTTTCTGACTGCTTCTCCACAGGACTGTCCAACGATCTCTCATTGGCCAGTGCCTCCTTGCCGATAGGCTGAAAGGAGGACGATAATAAACGTGAATGTAAATTGTTAACGCGTTGTGTTTTCCACGTTGAAAGATGTTAATTAGAAGAGAACCTTTTCTTGAACTTCCACCTTCTCCGTCCTCTCGATCTTCTCTATTCTATGCAGGACTTTCTTTTCTCGCTTCTCCGTGTCGACATTCTCCTTACAACCATCTTTTTCTTTCACGCTTTTCACACTCCTCTTCGAGGATCTTTCCTTACTGTCTCGTGACAAGCCCTCTCGATCGCCGTTCCCACCTATACGAAGATAACATTGTTTCTTAGAATTCCACGAAGTAGCAAAATTACCGgtaatttatgatatttattctTCTTGCATGGAGCTCGTGTCATTTCTCCTCTTTAGGAATCAAGTATACGTATACACGACTTAAGTTTCTCAACTGGTATTGCTCGACCTCGATTTTCTGTACGTGCAATATTGCCTGATTCAACTTTTCCATTGCGTAACtgctatttaatttaattttcatacggTTAGGTTTTTACTTCGCCTCGAATTTCATACGCGAGGTTCCTATATTTGGATTATTGCCTGACCCAATTCTGACCAAAGCTCCATACTCGACCCGTTACTCGATCTCTTCGGTTCCTCCCTTCACGTGCGAATTATTATTTGACGCAATTTTTCCACATTCGGACGACTGCTCGACCCTCAAAAGGCTTTACGTTCGTCCGAAATTCCCCGCATCTAAAGCATTGACCCAACTTTTTTACGTTTCACTCGAactccgttataacgaaatCATTGCTCCATCATGCTTCCCATAGTTTAGACTATTTCTTTCGCTCATATTCCACGGACCTGCGTTCCCATTGGCGGTAGAATGACTGTTGTTGGACGCAGGTTGCTGTTGCCCGCGTAGCACCCAGGTCAAAGAGATTTTGGGGCGCAACAGGGTGCTTGGCCGTTGCCCCATGCTCCTCGGAGGTACGAAGGGCGTCGAGGGCGTCGCGGGCGTCGGCGATCTGGGCGGTGACGGCGACCTCGACGAGGGTGTCACTACCTGTAAAGGACAGTCCGCCACCAGGTCCACCGTCTGCACCGAACAGCCATGTTCCTGTAATTCCAACATTCAACGTTTAATTCGCTTTTACGCGTCGAGGAAAAACTCTTAACATCCGTCAACATTTGTATCTTTCGGTTTCTGTCCTCTTTGTAAGAGGAAAATACGTCGTGTTAACTGGTTGGTATAACCAGCTCGAAACGAGCACCACGTGTGCTTCTTACACGAATGTAAATAGACGTGGCTGTACGGGAAATGAGCGCTATTCAAGAGACTAGTTTGCGTTACAGAAGTGCACTTCCCTTTACAAGAGATAAATAGAATGACTACCGGCTGAGGTTCGTGAATAATCAAAGGACGTTTTAGAAGCGAAGTGTAAGCGTAGATCATTCAGAAATTGAAATAGGAGGCTCGTTATAGCTGTTGTTAATGTAATTTCCAACCCTGGCAAAACCAACTCAATTGTTCACTTGATTGTAGCAATTTGTAGTTTGCGCGATTGCATCAattgaaatattctatttttctgCCGTATGAAAAATTTGTCCAGTTTATGAACGTGTTATTCATTGAACGAGATTTATAGAAGGCACGTTAGGAGGTACTAATTCATCCGATCTAAAACCGTACAATTT
This DNA window, taken from Bombus terrestris chromosome 3, iyBomTerr1.2, whole genome shotgun sequence, encodes the following:
- the LOC100642360 gene encoding uncharacterized protein LOC100642360, whose amino-acid sequence is MFARLCRQAPNGDLKRRHSWSSEVDYQPAETEAVATPGGDPAAPSSDEEDRGSYKEHGCSVQTVDLVADCPLQVVTPSSRSPSPPRSPTPATPSTPFVPPRSMGQRPSTLLRPKISLTWVLRGQQQPASNNSHSTANGNAGGNGDREGLSRDSKERSSKRSVKSVKEKDGCKENVDTEKREKKVLHRIEKIERTEKVEVQEKPIGKEALANERSLDSPVEKQSEKEFSGLKEAKEKEKVKRAVSEPSLVSRESTSTPSGREKHRHRRTKRSHKPRPPSRFGYEIADLDAYLTKASIEKPANIPVVLSFPSVLYQTQGGTQDEMALPLGTVVNAVFKNQTWLYVQTPHGQEGYVGYAACLPLGILPQPTRGPCWEDSTDVFPRPLGNMTDTEKLRDTRSECGARGRNPRVKRGSRDAVSACGERSVDRLYLRAAANARTKGSRHTLLVIRNDYEGQGGNALSVSKGDVVALLSDHVSDWFWVRSRDGREGFIPAVIAGHGFL
- the LOC100644633 gene encoding DNA ligase 1 isoform X1, encoding MYTRITFNLRSIVFNNIYSRPVIFLSKQFQLNAFFPIVNNVLNRILANSKIVKNGDQSNSGNPKRKRDDSGDSSETASSPIGNSSRKKSVSKSPSLLKKVNGTPKIKLSPTVTTMEKEKRKSKTPLTATKKKRKVNEVKSTPKKSDAKKKLKDLSSDKDQKENELTVEKKTETSDGFESSKSSPKESKTKKNVKNIEKKATKKRSRIIAPVDSSDEEEHNLLPESPKKANLDVEENNPINEEENSNEDVLDIQKDSEEEEKKKEDNIEKPTKKIHNFFAPKEKESTNNTDKDKKKSSSHSYKPSASKYDPINDAFWKRGEKVPYIALTRTLELIEDTSARLKIIEILSNYFRSVIVLSPDDLLPSIYLCLNQLAPAYEGIELGVAETNLMKAIAQCTGRTLAQIKADVQTVGDLGIVAEGSRSNQRTMFRPAPLTVSNVYTRLKEIAQMTGSASLTKKLDKIQSLFVACRFTEARYLIRSLAGKLRIGLAEQSVLQALALACTMTPPIQSYPPEVLDVSKKMSSDAFKQKYDETALTLKTTYCECPNYDKIIPVLLKEGIEELSNKCKITPGIPMKPMLAHPTKGVQEVLTRFDGLKFTCEWKYDGERAQIHLAEDGKINIYSRNQENNTSKYPDIIGRLKNTQGEEVKSCILDCEAVAWDNENKQILPFQILSTRKRKDANEADIKVQVCVFMFDLLYLNGEPLVQQPFIKRRELLKKNFKEVIGEWKFATSLDTSTMEQVQDFLDESVKGNCEGLMVKTLEQDATYEIAKRSRNWLKLKKDYLEGVGDTLDVVVIGGYIGKGKRTGTYGGFLLACYDQENEEYQSVCKIGTGFSEEDLQKHTEFFKEHIIPQTKSYYRYDSSLEPDHWFEPVQVWEIKCADLSLSPVHKAAVGIIDPEKGISLRFPRFVRIRDDKNNEDATSAQQIADMYNSQEQIKNQTSSTKVAEEDFY
- the LOC100642481 gene encoding THO complex subunit 6 homolog, encoding MMSDTTNQKLFYNTILSQAFSPDGNYLLAGNIYGDISVFELLKALGPHKVEENELQGPSYHFTAHPDQQVESMVSTDNFLVTGTSGEICGWDWKIVTSSKAPKSKVSWTIQLPVNKDSYEKPDVNYLVYSKSNNILYAGCGDNNIYVITLEDGRILRSLEGHTDYIHCLSLMGNQLASCGEDGTVRLWDLRKRENTNILTPHLVDKVARPRFGKWIGAIDFTEDWLLCGGGPSLSLWHMRTMEAATVFELPDEGIHVANIYEERVIAAGTAPHVYHLTYQGEMLAKVPTSSNTVYSIVYQENPQKVFSIAGSSNNIDVCTNFNYRELMLKFA
- the LOC100644633 gene encoding DNA ligase 1 isoform X2 is translated as MAQRSITLFFSKASTKDKTESNNTSKIVKNGDQSNSGNPKRKRDDSGDSSETASSPIGNSSRKKSVSKSPSLLKKVNGTPKIKLSPTVTTMEKEKRKSKTPLTATKKKRKVNEVKSTPKKSDAKKKLKDLSSDKDQKENELTVEKKTETSDGFESSKSSPKESKTKKNVKNIEKKATKKRSRIIAPVDSSDEEEHNLLPESPKKANLDVEENNPINEEENSNEDVLDIQKDSEEEEKKKEDNIEKPTKKIHNFFAPKEKESTNNTDKDKKKSSSHSYKPSASKYDPINDAFWKRGEKVPYIALTRTLELIEDTSARLKIIEILSNYFRSVIVLSPDDLLPSIYLCLNQLAPAYEGIELGVAETNLMKAIAQCTGRTLAQIKADVQTVGDLGIVAEGSRSNQRTMFRPAPLTVSNVYTRLKEIAQMTGSASLTKKLDKIQSLFVACRFTEARYLIRSLAGKLRIGLAEQSVLQALALACTMTPPIQSYPPEVLDVSKKMSSDAFKQKYDETALTLKTTYCECPNYDKIIPVLLKEGIEELSNKCKITPGIPMKPMLAHPTKGVQEVLTRFDGLKFTCEWKYDGERAQIHLAEDGKINIYSRNQENNTSKYPDIIGRLKNTQGEEVKSCILDCEAVAWDNENKQILPFQILSTRKRKDANEADIKVQVCVFMFDLLYLNGEPLVQQPFIKRRELLKKNFKEVIGEWKFATSLDTSTMEQVQDFLDESVKGNCEGLMVKTLEQDATYEIAKRSRNWLKLKKDYLEGVGDTLDVVVIGGYIGKGKRTGTYGGFLLACYDQENEEYQSVCKIGTGFSEEDLQKHTEFFKEHIIPQTKSYYRYDSSLEPDHWFEPVQVWEIKCADLSLSPVHKAAVGIIDPEKGISLRFPRFVRIRDDKNNEDATSAQQIADMYNSQEQIKNQTSSTKVAEEDFY